One Planktothrix serta PCC 8927 DNA segment encodes these proteins:
- a CDS encoding pentapeptide repeat-containing protein, with translation MNRQEFLDRYQAGERNFTYIDLSGANLSGVNLQEIDLTGANLTGVNLSWAVLNQTQLVGACFRRADLRNIVLTRSNLNQSNLSGANLTKADLRFATLKQADLNWAILIEADLSNTDLTGAKLDQINLEQAKLNHALLMGTELMEANLTRASLISANLTKANLRESRLSGANLKDAILTQANLTEADLNGAMLRSANLSGADMHRVILTAADLTEAVLDSADLSRGNLMGAYLLKASFKKAYLLRANLEEVYLLWSDLSEANLRGANLRKADLSGAYLSDTILSEADLREALLIESHLIRTNLEGAKLTGCCIHNWEKSDVELAKIECDYVYTQFDYTTKKPKNRYPSDRDFLPGELAHESPEDSNLITVEFTEYPNWEALVYTLVKVEQNSPELQLIIQGFETQPDLFLLQVQANYLVNSKLLAEQILTSYLSMKEKIVQKRSEILELLNLEVPIFNASIDLKQIPAPALPPPPLVGRQNHEALYKEISRQIQSILRSQEPEKFVISVQRLLDFLTKNGVELEDLQHQVIIQGIVQRAQQEPLFKDNLFRWEQTASPTERVSVMGELVRFAIALLWEK, from the coding sequence ATGAACAGACAAGAATTTTTGGATCGATATCAAGCGGGGGAGCGCAATTTTACCTATATCGACTTAAGTGGGGCAAATTTAAGCGGTGTCAATTTGCAAGAGATTGACCTCACAGGCGCGAACCTGACGGGCGTAAACCTAAGTTGGGCGGTGTTAAACCAAACTCAGTTAGTCGGGGCGTGTTTTCGTCGGGCTGATTTACGCAATATAGTATTAACAAGGAGTAATCTCAATCAAAGCAATTTGAGTGGTGCAAATCTCACCAAAGCGGATTTGCGGTTCGCAACCTTAAAACAAGCGGATTTGAATTGGGCGATTTTGATAGAAGCCGATTTAAGTAATACAGATTTAACAGGCGCGAAATTAGATCAAATTAATTTAGAACAAGCTAAATTGAATCATGCTTTGTTAATGGGAACAGAATTAATGGAGGCGAATTTAACTCGTGCGAGTTTAATTTCTGCGAATTTAACCAAAGCAAATTTACGAGAATCACGGTTAAGTGGTGCAAATTTAAAAGATGCAATTCTAACACAGGCAAATTTAACCGAGGCGGATTTAAACGGGGCTATGTTGCGGTCTGCTAATTTAAGTGGGGCTGATATGCACCGGGTTATTTTAACGGCGGCAGATTTAACGGAAGCTGTTCTTGATAGTGCCGATTTAAGTCGAGGAAATTTAATGGGAGCTTACTTATTAAAAGCTAGTTTTAAGAAAGCTTATTTATTACGAGCAAATTTAGAGGAAGTCTATCTCTTATGGTCAGATTTAAGTGAAGCTAACTTAAGGGGGGCGAACTTACGCAAGGCGGATTTAAGCGGAGCTTATTTAAGCGATACTATTTTAAGTGAAGCAGATTTGCGCGAAGCGTTATTAATTGAAAGCCATTTGATTCGCACGAATTTAGAAGGGGCGAAATTAACCGGATGTTGTATTCATAATTGGGAAAAATCGGACGTTGAACTGGCAAAAATTGAGTGTGATTATGTGTATACTCAGTTTGATTATACCACTAAAAAGCCTAAAAATCGTTATCCCAGTGATCGAGATTTTTTACCCGGAGAACTAGCCCATGAATCACCGGAAGATAGTAATTTAATTACGGTGGAATTTACGGAATATCCGAATTGGGAAGCGTTAGTCTATACCTTAGTTAAGGTTGAACAGAATAGCCCGGAATTGCAATTAATCATTCAAGGGTTTGAAACCCAACCGGATCTATTTTTACTACAAGTTCAAGCCAATTATTTAGTCAATTCTAAACTACTGGCGGAACAAATTTTAACCTCTTATCTGTCCATGAAGGAGAAGATTGTACAGAAGCGATCCGAGATTTTGGAGCTATTAAATTTAGAAGTTCCTATTTTCAACGCCTCAATCGATTTGAAACAGATTCCCGCACCCGCTTTACCACCTCCTCCACTGGTAGGACGTCAGAACCATGAAGCTTTGTATAAAGAAATTTCTCGTCAAATTCAATCGATTTTGCGATCGCAGGAACCTGAAAAATTTGTAATCAGCGTCCAAAGACTATTAGATTTCCTAACTAAAAATGGCGTAGAACTCGAAGATCTTCAACATCAAGTGATTATTCAAGGAATTGTTCAACGCGCTCAACAGGAACCCCTATTTAAAGACAATTTATTTCGTTGGGAACAAACCGCAAGTCCAACGGAGCGAGTATCAGTAATGGGGGAATTAGTTCGATTTGCGATCGCGCTTTTATGGGAAAAATAA
- a CDS encoding PAS domain S-box protein, with protein MSAPRTVPQKLPKVRLRTTLVVTFVVQIVAAVGLVGYLSFRNAQKAVNTLASQLRSELSARIQQELKSYFENPYRLNQLNSRAFLRGELDVTNIESVPPLLEQLKISPLLYAIYCGNSQGEFLGAVRILENNSLGLWTANPWTQQHLYLYNIDAEGRPTTLHRDSGTIYDPRKRPWYEKAKITGRPVWSDVYLAFSTGLPTVTASQPIYDSNTGDLLGVCATDVLLPDDFRKFLSSLSIGKSGIAFVSDRTGQLLSSSTDEPLTVGDGKQAKLLPATKSQNPLIRAAAQQLLDQYGSFSTLEQPLQTEFFLNDQRQFIQVLPFKDGRGLDWLIVVVIPETDFMDEINASNRLTILLCFVALAIAILAGMITSRWISQPILKLSSASKAIAEGKLDQHIEAKGITELEILASSFNTMTYQLQESFAKLEAKNADLQQAKEALSAAKEQLEAVLNAVPGSISWMSAEGIYLGVNRDLADHLSLQPEEIIGQEIGFYQNSSDYVKFLRQFLASPEQSASQILPIIQNDQRRYYLIVVQKYQQGAAIVAVGIDITERRQAEEALRIAEENYRSIYENALEGIFQYSPQYSYINVNPAMARIYGYDSPQSLMQILRDSSYPLYLEPERHTEFINLMKEQETVSNFEFQIFRADSRKIWISASAKPVFNAEGTLLYYQGFIADITERKKAEVERQQFIEELFEVNSNLEIAMQTQLELTEAATRFVPQEFLSLLGYNSIAEVKLGEGVQHEMSILFSDIRDFTSISEKMTPEDNFQFINSYLSRMEPAITQHQGFIDKYIGDAIMALFNGGADDAIKAGITMLTELTEYNSKRGRPERPQVAIGIGINTGSLMLGTVGGGNRMDSTVISDAVNLASRIEGVTKYFGVPLLISEYTLKALKNPDLYAIRLMGRVNVKGKSEMVSVFEVFDADLPEIKAGKLATKTIFEEAVSFYNLQNYQEAIEKFEACLILNSTDRVAKFYLERIRNQM; from the coding sequence TTGTCTGCACCCCGTACTGTCCCCCAAAAATTACCTAAAGTGCGTTTGCGAACAACTCTAGTCGTTACCTTTGTCGTTCAAATTGTTGCCGCTGTTGGATTGGTTGGGTATCTTTCCTTTAGAAATGCTCAAAAAGCCGTTAATACCCTCGCCTCTCAACTGCGTAGCGAACTTAGCGCCCGAATTCAACAGGAACTCAAAAGCTATTTTGAGAATCCCTATCGACTGAATCAACTTAATAGTCGTGCGTTTCTGCGCGGGGAACTTGATGTTACTAATATCGAAAGTGTTCCGCCCCTATTGGAACAATTGAAAATATCTCCGCTACTATACGCCATCTATTGTGGCAACTCCCAAGGAGAATTTTTAGGAGCGGTGCGAATTTTAGAGAATAATTCCTTGGGTCTGTGGACAGCGAACCCCTGGACGCAACAACATTTATACCTCTACAACATTGATGCTGAGGGACGACCCACGACGTTACATCGGGATAGTGGCACGATTTATGACCCCCGAAAACGCCCTTGGTATGAAAAAGCTAAAATAACCGGACGTCCGGTTTGGAGTGATGTTTATTTAGCCTTCTCCACAGGATTACCTACCGTTACCGCCAGTCAACCGATTTATGATTCCAATACTGGGGATCTGTTGGGAGTTTGTGCGACGGATGTACTACTTCCCGATGATTTTCGTAAATTTCTATCGAGTTTATCAATCGGAAAATCGGGTATTGCGTTTGTGAGCGATCGCACGGGTCAATTACTTTCCAGTTCCACCGATGAACCCCTCACCGTCGGCGACGGGAAGCAGGCGAAATTGCTCCCAGCAACAAAAAGTCAAAATCCCTTAATTCGAGCCGCTGCTCAACAACTTCTTGATCAATATGGCAGTTTTTCTACCTTAGAACAACCCTTACAAACAGAGTTTTTCCTGAATGATCAACGACAATTTATTCAAGTTTTACCCTTTAAAGATGGTCGGGGACTGGACTGGTTAATTGTGGTTGTGATTCCAGAAACTGATTTTATGGATGAAATTAATGCGAGTAATCGTCTGACAATTCTTTTATGTTTTGTGGCGTTAGCGATCGCTATTTTAGCGGGTATGATTACCTCTCGTTGGATTTCTCAACCTATTCTCAAATTAAGTAGTGCATCGAAAGCCATTGCTGAAGGGAAGTTAGATCAACATATTGAAGCTAAAGGAATTACAGAACTGGAAATTTTAGCCAGTTCGTTTAATACGATGACTTATCAATTGCAAGAATCCTTTGCTAAATTAGAAGCTAAAAATGCTGACTTACAACAAGCAAAAGAAGCCTTATCTGCTGCCAAAGAACAGTTAGAAGCGGTATTAAACGCGGTACCGGGATCAATTTCTTGGATGAGTGCGGAGGGGATTTATTTGGGAGTTAATCGGGATTTAGCAGATCATTTAAGTTTGCAACCGGAAGAAATTATTGGTCAAGAAATCGGATTTTATCAAAACAGTTCAGACTATGTTAAATTCCTGCGTCAGTTTCTAGCCAGTCCTGAACAGTCAGCCTCTCAAATTTTGCCCATTATCCAAAATGATCAACGGCGTTACTATTTAATTGTGGTGCAAAAATATCAGCAAGGTGCTGCGATCGTTGCGGTAGGAATTGATATTACAGAACGTCGTCAAGCAGAAGAAGCTCTAAGAATTGCAGAGGAAAACTATCGAAGTATTTATGAAAATGCGTTAGAAGGAATTTTTCAGTATAGTCCTCAATACTCCTATATTAATGTCAATCCAGCTATGGCTCGGATTTATGGGTATGATTCTCCTCAATCTTTGATGCAGATTTTACGCGATTCTAGTTATCCTTTATATTTAGAACCTGAACGTCATACTGAGTTTATTAATTTAATGAAGGAACAAGAAACGGTTTCTAATTTTGAATTTCAAATTTTCCGGGCTGATTCTCGGAAAATCTGGATTTCTGCTAGTGCTAAACCTGTTTTTAATGCCGAAGGTACTTTACTTTATTATCAGGGATTTATTGCTGATATTACAGAACGAAAAAAGGCAGAAGTTGAACGCCAACAGTTTATTGAAGAATTATTTGAAGTTAATAGTAATTTAGAAATCGCCATGCAAACCCAGTTAGAATTAACGGAAGCAGCGACTCGGTTTGTTCCTCAAGAATTTTTATCTCTGCTGGGTTATAACAGTATTGCAGAAGTCAAGTTAGGAGAAGGTGTACAGCATGAAATGTCAATTTTATTTTCCGATATCCGCGACTTTACCAGCATCAGTGAAAAGATGACCCCGGAAGATAATTTTCAATTTATTAATTCCTATCTTTCGCGTATGGAACCTGCGATTACGCAACATCAAGGGTTTATTGATAAATATATCGGCGATGCGATTATGGCTTTATTTAATGGGGGTGCAGATGATGCCATTAAAGCCGGAATTACCATGTTAACAGAACTGACTGAATATAATTCTAAAAGAGGGCGGCCTGAACGACCTCAAGTTGCGATTGGAATTGGCATTAATACGGGATCTTTGATGTTAGGAACAGTAGGGGGAGGAAATAGAATGGATAGTACCGTGATTAGTGATGCCGTTAATTTAGCATCTCGAATTGAAGGAGTAACAAAATATTTTGGTGTACCCTTATTGATTTCTGAATATACTTTAAAAGCGTTAAAAAATCCCGATCTCTATGCAATTCGGTTAATGGGTCGAGTTAATGTTAAAGGCAAATCGGAAATGGTGTCTGTTTTTGAAGTATTTGATGCAGATTTACCTGAAATTAAGGCGGGAAAATTAGCGACTAAAACAATATTTGAAGAAGCTGTTTCTTTTTATAATCTCCAAAACTATCAGGAAGCTATAGAAAAATTTGAAGCGTGCTTAATCTTAAATTCCACTGACCGAGTTGCTAAATTCTATTTAGAACGCATCCGTAATCAAATGTAA
- a CDS encoding C39 family peptidase → MKLQDILGTEQRYDVKVISTDEELTRQIQVILINLTLLDPPADGKFGSKSTAALHRFQTLMECAEPGFLGLKTAKKLIETKPEEIPTDVPVLKITKETILKLRPVASSQLSDTEKQGIKPGQEFKLLAYEPLRGHIRVAFRGDEFGEQSVWYVFDQHGEIYQGKNLVYPKPRPKSIKLANFPYRSQLDNFYNPTGSCNVTSIAMCLQYLGVRRRTSSGQFEDELYEYALQKGYSRWSPYDLAKIVKDYGAKDYFSERATIEELQDWLADGKPAVLHGYFTAFGHVMPVVGYDEKGLLVHDPYGEWFSSGYRTDLNGAYLRYTYNLIRRVCMPDGDFWVHFITT, encoded by the coding sequence ATGAAATTACAAGACATCCTAGGAACCGAACAACGTTATGATGTGAAGGTGATCTCAACTGATGAGGAATTAACTCGTCAAATTCAAGTTATTTTAATTAATTTGACTTTGCTTGATCCTCCAGCAGATGGCAAATTCGGCTCGAAATCTACCGCAGCTTTGCATCGATTTCAAACCTTAATGGAATGTGCAGAACCCGGATTTTTGGGATTAAAAACCGCCAAAAAACTGATTGAAACCAAGCCAGAAGAAATTCCGACCGATGTTCCGGTACTTAAAATTACTAAAGAAACTATTTTAAAACTTAGACCCGTTGCTTCCTCTCAACTGAGTGATACAGAAAAGCAAGGAATTAAACCAGGTCAAGAATTTAAACTCCTCGCCTATGAACCCCTACGCGGTCATATTCGAGTTGCGTTTCGGGGGGATGAATTTGGAGAACAATCTGTTTGGTATGTCTTTGATCAACACGGGGAAATTTATCAAGGGAAAAATTTAGTTTATCCTAAACCCCGTCCTAAAAGTATCAAACTCGCTAATTTTCCCTATCGATCTCAACTCGATAACTTTTATAATCCTACAGGTTCCTGTAACGTCACTTCCATCGCCATGTGTTTGCAATATTTAGGCGTTCGTCGGCGTACCAGTAGCGGTCAATTTGAAGATGAACTCTATGAATATGCTTTACAAAAAGGCTATAGTCGTTGGAGTCCTTATGATTTAGCTAAAATTGTTAAAGATTATGGCGCCAAAGATTACTTTTCAGAACGGGCGACCATAGAGGAATTACAAGACTGGTTAGCGGATGGTAAACCTGCGGTGCTTCATGGTTATTTTACCGCCTTTGGTCATGTTATGCCAGTGGTGGGTTATGACGAAAAAGGTTTACTGGTACATGACCCCTATGGAGAATGGTTTTCATCAGGATATCGTACAGATTTAAATGGTGCTTATTTACGTTATACCTACAATTTAATCCGTCGAGTTTGTATGCCGGATGGAGATTTTTGGGTACATTTTATTACAACTTAA
- a CDS encoding SGNH/GDSL hydrolase family protein: MKQVQKVVVQFLVAVTIGCLGWYATSPSVPIEAASPQKVTPPSTPRPPQPAQPPLPQPVIEPQPEALRNKHRIVVVGDSITQSGGQYGGYVWLLQRYLNFLYPQQPLEIISSGVSGNTSTQLSERFKRDVLDQKPDLITINIGVNDVLQSFQTPTPARPSIPTPQEYRQNLTAMVDIATAKAIPVLLLSPTIIYEDLSGRENQRIAEYIAVMRDVALQYRCQFIDLNIPFRHVISTYQRYGGQGQNLLTRDGIHPNIAGHQIIAYTILKGWGVPEPKIQSLKLND, encoded by the coding sequence ATGAAACAGGTTCAGAAAGTTGTCGTGCAATTTCTCGTTGCGGTCACAATTGGTTGTTTAGGATGGTATGCTACATCACCATCAGTACCCATTGAAGCCGCATCCCCCCAAAAGGTAACTCCCCCCTCGACCCCTCGCCCTCCTCAACCCGCTCAACCCCCCTTACCCCAACCCGTCATCGAACCCCAACCGGAAGCGTTACGCAATAAACATCGAATTGTGGTCGTTGGGGATAGCATTACCCAAAGTGGAGGACAATATGGCGGTTATGTCTGGTTACTACAACGCTATTTGAATTTTTTGTATCCTCAACAACCCCTTGAAATCATCAGTTCAGGAGTTTCTGGTAATACCTCAACCCAACTGTCGGAACGATTTAAACGAGATGTTTTAGATCAAAAACCCGATTTAATTACAATTAATATTGGGGTGAATGATGTTTTGCAAAGTTTTCAAACCCCAACCCCAGCCAGACCGAGTATTCCCACACCCCAAGAATATCGGCAAAATTTAACCGCAATGGTAGACATAGCCACAGCAAAAGCCATTCCAGTTTTGTTATTATCGCCAACCATTATTTATGAAGATCTAAGCGGTCGAGAAAATCAACGAATTGCAGAATATATTGCCGTTATGCGGGATGTCGCCTTACAATATCGCTGTCAATTTATTGACTTAAATATTCCCTTTCGTCACGTTATTAGTACCTATCAGCGTTATGGGGGACAAGGACAAAATCTGTTAACTCGTGATGGAATTCACCCCAATATTGCGGGTCATCAAATCATTGCCTATACTATTCTTAAAGGCTGGGGTGTTCCTGAACCCAAAATTCAAAGCCTAAAACTCAATGATTAA
- a CDS encoding serine/threonine protein kinase: MLNSGQLIQDRYQLQRQCGRTAAGRQTWLATDQQTQEEVIIKLLAFSPQMAWEELKLFEREAQVLQALNHPRIPRYRDYFSLDQSVGGGLPWFGLVQDYIPGSSLQDLLDQGHRFTEAQVKKIAKDILKILIYLHELSPPVLHRDLKPSNLILDDSEQIYLVDFGAVQAQASVTGVTFTVVGTSGYAPLEQFWGRAVASSDLYALGATLIHLLTNTSPADLPQKNARILFADRVSVNRNFVLWIEQMTEISLEKRLQTAREALELLKSDKIRHRKNPNTTPQTALIQKLHKPFHSTLYLHKTSNRLDIYLPPKGLGKLFHLEMGCLHLFIIYFSCSLLFSVFMSMSLTNPSLFWLLCCLLFASGFLWLFFLIDEKTFVEFDHYEFRIIRKSRGIQYRLQSGSLSNIIGVFMEKKQSKYEVVIRTTSQTHRLGEVFVAEECAWLTQEIQDWLYSR; encoded by the coding sequence ATGTTAAACTCAGGGCAACTTATCCAAGACCGCTATCAACTACAACGCCAATGTGGACGTACTGCCGCCGGACGTCAAACTTGGTTAGCAACGGATCAACAAACTCAAGAAGAAGTGATCATCAAGTTGTTAGCCTTTAGCCCCCAAATGGCATGGGAAGAATTAAAACTCTTTGAACGAGAAGCGCAGGTTTTACAAGCCTTAAATCATCCTCGAATTCCCCGTTATCGAGATTATTTTTCCCTAGATCAAAGTGTTGGGGGGGGTTTACCTTGGTTTGGATTAGTACAAGATTATATCCCCGGTTCATCCTTACAAGACTTGTTAGATCAAGGACATCGTTTTACAGAAGCTCAAGTCAAAAAAATCGCTAAAGATATCTTAAAAATCTTAATTTATTTGCATGAATTAAGTCCTCCGGTTTTACATCGAGATCTTAAACCGAGTAATTTAATTTTAGATGATTCAGAACAAATTTATTTAGTCGATTTTGGAGCCGTACAAGCGCAAGCCAGTGTTACAGGCGTAACCTTTACCGTTGTTGGAACCAGTGGTTATGCACCCTTAGAGCAATTTTGGGGACGGGCGGTTGCTTCATCAGATTTATATGCGTTAGGAGCCACATTAATTCATTTATTAACCAATACTTCTCCGGCGGATTTACCACAAAAAAATGCTCGAATTCTATTTGCAGATCGGGTGAGTGTCAATCGGAATTTTGTTTTATGGATTGAACAAATGACCGAAATTTCTTTAGAAAAACGTTTACAAACTGCACGGGAAGCTTTAGAATTGTTAAAATCAGACAAAATTCGTCATCGAAAAAATCCCAATACCACTCCCCAAACCGCTTTAATTCAAAAACTCCATAAACCGTTTCACAGTACCCTTTATCTTCATAAAACTTCTAATCGTTTAGATATTTATCTTCCTCCTAAAGGGTTGGGGAAATTGTTTCATTTAGAAATGGGGTGTTTGCACTTATTCATCATTTATTTTTCCTGTAGTTTATTGTTTTCTGTTTTTATGTCAATGTCCTTAACAAATCCCTCTTTATTTTGGCTGTTATGTTGTCTCCTATTCGCTTCAGGCTTCCTGTGGTTATTCTTTTTAATTGATGAAAAAACATTTGTTGAATTTGATCACTATGAGTTTAGAATTATCCGAAAATCTAGGGGAATTCAATATCGTTTACAGTCAGGTTCTCTATCCAATATTATTGGGGTTTTTATGGAAAAAAAACAATCTAAATATGAGGTGGTAATTCGCACCACTTCCCAAACTCACCGCCTTGGTGAAGTCTTTGTGGCCGAGGAGTGCGCCTGGTTAACCCAGGAAATTCAAGATTGGCTCTATTCTCGGTAA